The following proteins are encoded in a genomic region of Flammeovirga pectinis:
- a CDS encoding AlbA family DNA-binding domain-containing protein, with protein MDLNFLKQLVQEGEGLKIEFKKKAADPVKIMKEVVAFANNYGGYLIVGVADDGRIDGFTDIEGEKYVLEEAIKTRISKKIDYQIHIVQVSHIRQVVVFEIDPYHNKPVFLLYNLKRKVGKAYIRVADKSVQMSKLIRRILKGRSKDIDYVFQYGELERMVLKLLDENDFITLNQLMKHGDLSEEEASDVLVNLCLSNILKEVPQDLEDRFKINPKSKLDWKF; from the coding sequence TTGGATCTTAATTTTTTAAAACAGTTAGTTCAAGAAGGAGAGGGACTCAAAATTGAGTTTAAGAAAAAGGCTGCCGATCCTGTCAAAATTATGAAAGAGGTAGTTGCCTTTGCAAATAATTATGGAGGCTACTTAATTGTAGGCGTAGCAGATGATGGTAGAATTGATGGCTTTACTGATATTGAGGGAGAAAAATATGTTTTGGAAGAAGCTATAAAAACTCGAATATCAAAAAAAATAGATTATCAAATTCATATAGTTCAGGTATCTCATATTAGGCAAGTAGTTGTTTTCGAAATAGATCCTTATCACAATAAACCTGTTTTCTTACTTTATAACTTGAAAAGAAAAGTAGGTAAAGCTTATATCAGAGTAGCGGATAAAAGTGTTCAGATGAGTAAGCTAATACGTAGAATACTTAAGGGGAGAAGTAAAGATATTGATTATGTTTTTCAGTATGGTGAGTTAGAACGCATGGTTCTAAAACTGTTAGACGAAAACGATTTTATTACTTTAAATCAGTTGATGAAACACGGAGACCTCTCGGAAGAAGAAGCATCAGATGTTCTAGTCAATTTATGTTTATCTAATATTTTAAAGGAAGTGCCACAAGATTTAGAAGATAGATTTAAAATAAACCCCAAATCAAAACTTGATTGGAAGTTCTAA
- the porX gene encoding T9SS response regulator signal transducer PorX: MSQQKILWADDEIDLLKPHILFLTKKGYDVTPVLSGLDAIEKCEEEEFDIIFLDENMPGMTGLEALEQIKRIKPNIPVVMITKSEEEYIMEDAIGAKIADYLIKPINPKQILLSVKRLLDTRKLVTEKTNSAYQQDFQSIMMSFMNDMDWEDWVETYKKLVYWDLEINQTESKSMSEVFEMQKNEANHNFCRFIKDNYVDWMEETEGRPILSPELLPEKVFPYVKENDESVFFILVDNLRYDQWKVIEPLIADLYNIKEDVYCPILPTTTAYARNAIFSGLMPAEIEATYPEWWVNDNDDESKNNYEEQLLGEQLLRNGINEKYSYNKIIRASQGKQLNEQINTLMHKKFNAVVYNFVDMLSHARTDTNMVRELAPDEAAYRSITKSWFEHSTLFEMLKILAEKDCKVYITTDHGTVRTRKPYKIVGDRETNTNLRYKQGKNLSYNKKGVLIAKHPEDFGLPKNEISTSYVFAMEDTFFAYPNNYNYYVSYYKDTFQHGGVSIDEMIIPFIELSKK; encoded by the coding sequence ATGAGCCAACAAAAAATATTATGGGCCGATGATGAAATCGACTTATTGAAACCTCATATTTTATTCCTTACTAAAAAAGGATATGATGTTACACCCGTTTTAAGTGGGCTTGATGCAATTGAAAAATGTGAAGAAGAAGAATTCGACATAATTTTTTTAGATGAAAATATGCCCGGTATGACAGGGCTTGAAGCACTTGAGCAGATTAAAAGAATAAAACCGAATATTCCTGTAGTAATGATTACTAAGAGTGAAGAGGAATATATTATGGAAGATGCCATAGGTGCTAAAATTGCTGATTACTTAATTAAACCTATCAACCCTAAACAAATACTACTCTCCGTAAAAAGATTACTTGATACAAGAAAACTTGTAACAGAAAAAACAAACTCTGCTTACCAACAAGATTTTCAAAGTATCATGATGTCATTTATGAATGACATGGATTGGGAAGATTGGGTAGAAACTTATAAAAAATTAGTCTATTGGGATTTAGAAATCAACCAGACAGAAAGCAAAAGTATGAGTGAGGTCTTTGAAATGCAGAAAAATGAGGCAAATCATAATTTCTGTAGATTTATTAAAGACAACTATGTGGATTGGATGGAAGAAACAGAAGGTAGACCTATCTTATCTCCTGAATTACTCCCTGAAAAGGTTTTTCCTTATGTGAAAGAAAACGACGAAAGTGTATTTTTCATACTCGTTGATAATCTTAGATATGATCAATGGAAAGTAATAGAACCTTTAATTGCTGATTTATACAATATCAAAGAAGATGTTTATTGTCCAATTTTACCAACAACAACCGCTTACGCTCGTAATGCAATATTCTCTGGGTTAATGCCTGCTGAAATTGAAGCGACGTACCCTGAATGGTGGGTTAATGACAATGATGACGAAAGTAAAAATAACTACGAAGAGCAGCTTCTTGGAGAACAGCTACTTCGTAATGGTATAAACGAAAAATATAGCTACAATAAGATTATTAGAGCTTCACAAGGAAAGCAACTTAACGAACAAATAAATACATTAATGCATAAGAAATTTAATGCTGTTGTATATAACTTCGTGGATATGCTTTCTCATGCAAGAACAGATACCAACATGGTAAGAGAACTTGCTCCTGATGAAGCTGCTTATAGATCGATTACAAAATCTTGGTTTGAACACTCAACATTATTTGAGATGTTGAAAATTCTTGCTGAGAAAGATTGTAAAGTGTATATCACTACAGATCACGGTACGGTTAGAACACGAAAACCTTATAAAATTGTTGGGGACCGTGAAACAAATACAAACTTGAGATACAAACAAGGCAAAAATCTTTCTTATAACAAGAAAGGGGTATTAATAGCTAAACACCCAGAAGATTTCGGGCTACCGAAAAATGAAATTTCGACTTCTTATGTATTTGCTATGGAAGATACATTTTTTGCTTATCCTAATAACTACAATTATTATGTTAGTTATTATAAAGATACCTTCCAACATGGAGGTGTTTCTATTGATGAGATGATTATTCCATTTATAGAATTATCTAAAAAATAA
- the bamE gene encoding outer membrane protein assembly factor BamE domain-containing protein — protein sequence MKRNIFFLPLICTIVLFSSCAKDSKIKQENFDMKTWKNDPFACKGDREKLEDDFLSVKDRLLGTSITDIRQILGKPDRVDLDTRSTKQYVYYVTEGSQCKGKTGEDGKSYKIYFDALELVKEVSPIL from the coding sequence ATGAAAAGAAATATATTCTTCCTTCCACTTATTTGCACAATAGTCTTATTTTCATCTTGTGCTAAAGATTCAAAGATAAAACAAGAAAATTTTGACATGAAGACATGGAAGAACGATCCGTTTGCGTGTAAGGGTGATAGAGAAAAATTAGAAGACGATTTTTTATCTGTTAAAGATAGATTGTTAGGTACAAGTATTACAGATATTAGACAGATTTTGGGTAAACCAGATCGTGTAGATTTAGATACTAGAAGTACCAAGCAATATGTTTACTATGTAACAGAAGGCAGCCAGTGTAAAGGGAAAACAGGTGAAGATGGTAAGTCTTACAAGATTTATTTTGATGCTTTAGAATTAGTTAAAGAGGTCTCGCCTATATTATAA